A region from the Aquimarina sp. ERC-38 genome encodes:
- a CDS encoding glycosyltransferase, with protein MYFSFIIPVYNRPEEIDELLESMSYLQYNEPFEVVIVEDGSTLASDQVIANYNDTLAISYYVKKNTGPGDSRNYGMQKARGEYFLILDSDVILPSNYLLEVASFLKKEYVSCFGGPDDAHADFTALQKAINYSMTSYLTTGGIRGKKKVVDKFQPRSFNMGLSKEAFLASQGFGNIHPGEDPDLTIRLWKLGYHTAFIPEAKVFHKRRISWKKFFQQVKKFGLVRPILTKWHPETSKITYWFPSVFILCSIVALVLLLFGVQFPVYVLLLYIIGIFIEATLKNNSVRIGSLAIIAVGIQFYGYGTGFLQSYFKIHLLHKNPETTFPKLFFRKK; from the coding sequence TTGTATTTCTCATTTATAATACCAGTATACAACCGGCCGGAAGAAATTGATGAACTTCTGGAAAGCATGTCTTATCTACAGTACAATGAGCCTTTTGAAGTTGTAATTGTTGAAGATGGTTCCACCTTAGCATCAGACCAGGTGATTGCTAACTATAATGATACATTAGCTATAAGTTATTATGTAAAGAAAAATACAGGACCGGGGGATTCCAGAAACTACGGAATGCAAAAAGCACGGGGGGAATATTTTTTAATTTTGGATAGCGACGTTATACTTCCTTCCAACTATCTGCTGGAAGTTGCTTCCTTTTTAAAGAAAGAATATGTTTCCTGTTTTGGAGGGCCGGATGATGCACATGCAGACTTTACTGCTTTGCAAAAAGCCATCAATTACAGTATGACTTCTTATTTGACGACCGGGGGTATTCGTGGGAAGAAAAAAGTAGTGGATAAATTTCAACCCCGAAGTTTTAATATGGGTTTGTCAAAAGAAGCTTTTCTTGCCTCACAAGGATTCGGGAATATCCATCCCGGCGAAGACCCGGATCTGACGATACGTTTATGGAAGTTAGGATATCATACGGCATTTATTCCTGAGGCTAAAGTATTTCATAAACGGCGAATTTCCTGGAAAAAGTTTTTTCAACAGGTGAAGAAATTCGGTTTGGTACGTCCCATCCTTACTAAATGGCACCCGGAAACGAGTAAAATTACCTATTGGTTTCCAAGTGTATTTATCTTGTGTAGTATAGTGGCTCTCGTTCTTTTATTATTTGGTGTACAGTTTCCGGTGTATGTGTTGCTTTTATACATTATAGGTATTTTCATTGAAGCTACCTTAAAAAATAACTCGGTAAGAATAGGAAGCTTAGCTATTATTGCCGTAGGTATTCAATTTTACGGATATGGCACTGGATTTTTACAATCTTATTTTAAAATACATCTTTTACATAAAAATCCGGAAACTACTTTCCCTAAATTATTTTTTAGAAAAAAATAA
- a CDS encoding CdaR family protein, producing the protein MKKKLHKLSFRRHNVKVFLFFLLFTSVLWVVIQFSKNYTQEIEVLLAYQNLPENEVIDISNSDQQLKLLLSGNGFRFINYLFDQPVVKMDIKEAISNESNTYEFKINKEDPDLKSQLNFKGNIINIQKDIVQVKTTTNTEKKVPIVVKTKIKYAPGYGTDQPISSSPDSILIRGPKRSLDTIRVLATELLTIRDLKSDFKGNLKIDISAIPDDIDISREFVTASIDVSKITEGNKEVPVQLINVPKNIQVTIFPKTVQVVYRINLDKIDDITASDFVVEADFSEAVVSSEFLVLNLKVVPKEVKDVRLMTNKIQYVIINSPEPKNN; encoded by the coding sequence ATGAAGAAGAAACTACATAAATTATCTTTCAGAAGGCATAATGTAAAGGTGTTCTTATTTTTCTTATTGTTTACCTCTGTACTCTGGGTGGTCATTCAGTTTTCTAAAAATTATACGCAAGAAATTGAGGTATTACTGGCTTATCAAAATTTACCGGAAAATGAAGTAATAGATATTTCAAATAGTGACCAACAACTAAAATTACTTTTAAGTGGTAATGGCTTCCGTTTTATCAACTATTTATTTGATCAACCTGTCGTTAAAATGGATATTAAAGAAGCAATAAGTAATGAAAGTAATACGTATGAGTTTAAAATCAACAAAGAAGATCCTGACTTAAAGAGTCAATTGAACTTTAAAGGGAACATTATCAATATTCAAAAAGACATAGTACAGGTAAAAACGACGACTAATACCGAAAAAAAAGTACCTATTGTGGTAAAAACCAAAATTAAGTACGCTCCCGGTTACGGTACGGATCAACCTATTTCTTCAAGTCCGGATTCTATATTAATTCGCGGACCTAAAAGGAGCCTGGATACTATTCGCGTTTTAGCTACTGAATTACTAACTATTCGGGACCTTAAATCTGATTTTAAAGGAAATTTAAAAATTGACATATCTGCAATCCCGGATGATATTGATATTTCCCGGGAATTTGTAACGGCTTCTATCGATGTATCTAAGATTACGGAAGGTAATAAAGAGGTACCGGTTCAATTAATCAATGTGCCTAAGAATATTCAGGTAACTATATTTCCTAAAACCGTACAGGTAGTTTATCGTATTAACCTGGATAAAATAGATGATATTACTGCCTCAGATTTTGTAGTGGAAGCTGATTTTAGCGAAGCCGTAGTTTCCAGTGAATTTTTAGTTTTAAACCTTAAAGTAGTTCCAAAAGAAGTAAAAGATGTTCGTTTAATGACTAATAAAATACAGTACGTTATTATTAATTCACCAGAACCTAAAAACAATTAA
- the coaE gene encoding dephospho-CoA kinase (Dephospho-CoA kinase (CoaE) performs the final step in coenzyme A biosynthesis.), translated as MLTVGLTGGIGSGKSTVARMFSDLGIPVYIADIKAKIIMQEDEEVKKAIQNLIGEDAYLPDGKLNRTFIADKVFKNKESLQSLNHIVHPAVAKDFNKWKENQNTPYVIKEAAILFENGGYKACDQVILVIAPSKLRLERVVKRDQISEESIKERMQHQWEDVRKIPLADYVLNNEDLEKTLQQVRKIHNKLTTF; from the coding sequence ATGCTGACAGTAGGTTTAACCGGAGGTATTGGCAGCGGTAAGTCTACCGTAGCCCGAATGTTTTCAGACTTGGGGATTCCAGTATATATCGCAGATATCAAAGCAAAAATTATCATGCAGGAAGATGAAGAAGTTAAAAAAGCAATCCAAAATTTAATTGGAGAGGATGCTTATCTTCCGGATGGAAAACTCAACCGAACATTTATTGCAGATAAAGTATTTAAAAATAAAGAAAGCTTACAATCTTTAAATCATATTGTTCACCCGGCAGTAGCAAAAGATTTCAATAAATGGAAAGAAAACCAGAATACCCCTTATGTAATTAAAGAAGCTGCTATTCTTTTTGAAAACGGGGGGTACAAAGCCTGCGATCAGGTAATATTGGTGATAGCTCCTAGCAAATTACGTTTGGAAAGAGTGGTAAAAAGAGATCAAATTAGCGAGGAATCCATAAAAGAACGGATGCAACATCAATGGGAAGATGTCAGAAAAATACCTTTAGCAGATTATGTGCTAAATAATGAGGATTTAGAGAAAACTTTACAACAAGTTCGTAAAATCCACAATAAATTGACTACTTTTTAG